Genomic DNA from Candidatus Nitronereus thalassa:
CCCTCCCCCATCAACAATCATATAATTTTCATTCCCATTTTTTTGGGAGAAAGGATGGTGCAGTCATGGGAGAACGCTCAGCAGGAATGTTTAGTGGAAAACCGTGCAACGGCCGTGTGCTGATTATGGATGACGAGCCTGACATCAGAAAAGTAGTCCGTGTCAACCTGGAAAAGGCCGGCTATGAGGTGATGGAAGCCGAAGATGGGGAAAAGGCCATCGAAGAAATTCACCGTGATGAAAACCCCATCCTGATGGATGCGATTATCTGCGACATCCGCATGCCAAAAATTAATGGTGTCGAAGCCATCA
This window encodes:
- a CDS encoding response regulator encodes the protein MGERSAGMFSGKPCNGRVLIMDDEPDIRKVVRVNLEKAGYEVMEAEDGEKAIEEIHRDENPILMDAIICDIRMPKINGVEAINYFQTQFPRVPLIVMTGHPDVEMASSFLQSGVTDYLVKPVDSEKLRAVVAKAVESKDNSFV